From Cellulomonas oligotrophica, a single genomic window includes:
- a CDS encoding glycoside hydrolase family 64 protein codes for MRRITRWAATAAAGALAAVAVAGLAAPAQAVGPDTLPITVANQSGLGDDVHLYVLGTDLASGKLGWVDAGGTFHAWPAGSNPPSPAPDASIAGAATGGSTTVRVPRGFSGRIYFSFGEKLPFSLTTGGLVQPAPWAAGDPTQDILFDWSELTYNDAGLWINSSQVDMFGVPHAVSVTGADGETATTGQVVAGGRDAVVQALQADPAWAKTVVTRDDGTVLRVLAPGKAASAGLLSTTFLDAYIASAWSAYSSRDLVVTPFLDRPQVRYTGRTSGTTMRFTDSSGAQVATFQRPSSSDVWGCDGALHAPNDAVVGPIARTLCAALFRGTLGTSTTEPVTDATKFYASTPANLYGRTVHAAMADGRAYAFAFDDVGAFESLVHDGDPRSARLDLSPLTGAGTGGGDNGGDNGGGDGGGGDDGGSDDDAGTVALVSDWNGKCLDVPAWSFGDGVRVQTWDCTGGTNQQWEMVDGTIRTQNGKCLDVAWGAVGDGAPVQIATCSGNAAQQWVLSDAGDLVNPQADKCLDITDWNAANGARLQIWTCAGTANQKWSRV; via the coding sequence ATGCGCAGGATCACGAGATGGGCCGCCACGGCTGCCGCAGGAGCGCTGGCGGCCGTCGCCGTCGCCGGCCTGGCGGCACCGGCCCAGGCGGTCGGCCCCGACACGCTGCCGATCACGGTCGCCAACCAGTCCGGGCTGGGCGACGACGTCCACCTGTACGTGCTCGGCACCGACCTGGCGTCCGGCAAGCTGGGCTGGGTCGACGCCGGGGGCACGTTCCACGCGTGGCCGGCGGGCAGCAACCCGCCGTCGCCCGCGCCCGACGCGTCGATCGCCGGCGCCGCGACCGGCGGCAGCACCACCGTCCGCGTCCCCCGCGGGTTCTCGGGCCGCATCTACTTCTCGTTCGGCGAGAAGCTGCCGTTCTCCCTCACGACGGGCGGGCTCGTGCAGCCCGCCCCCTGGGCCGCGGGCGACCCGACGCAGGACATCCTGTTCGACTGGTCCGAGCTGACGTACAACGACGCGGGCCTGTGGATCAACAGCTCGCAGGTCGACATGTTCGGCGTCCCGCACGCGGTGTCCGTCACGGGCGCCGACGGCGAGACCGCCACCACGGGTCAGGTCGTCGCGGGCGGTCGCGACGCCGTCGTCCAGGCCCTCCAGGCCGACCCGGCGTGGGCGAAGACCGTGGTCACACGCGACGACGGCACCGTCCTGCGGGTGCTCGCCCCGGGCAAGGCCGCATCGGCCGGGCTCCTGAGCACGACGTTCCTCGACGCGTACATCGCGTCGGCGTGGTCGGCGTACAGCAGCCGCGACCTGGTGGTCACCCCGTTCCTCGACCGGCCGCAGGTCCGGTACACCGGGCGCACCTCCGGCACCACGATGCGCTTCACCGACAGCTCCGGCGCGCAGGTCGCGACCTTCCAGCGCCCCTCGTCGTCCGACGTCTGGGGCTGCGACGGCGCCCTGCACGCCCCCAACGACGCCGTGGTGGGGCCGATCGCCCGCACGCTGTGCGCCGCGCTCTTCCGCGGCACGCTCGGGACGAGCACCACCGAGCCCGTCACGGACGCCACGAAGTTCTACGCCTCGACGCCGGCCAACCTGTACGGCAGGACCGTGCACGCCGCGATGGCCGACGGTCGGGCGTACGCGTTCGCGTTCGACGACGTCGGCGCCTTCGAGTCGCTCGTGCACGACGGCGACCCCCGCAGCGCGCGCCTCGACCTCTCGCCGCTCACCGGTGCCGGGACCGGCGGCGGTGACAACGGCGGTGACAACGGCGGCGGGGACGGCGGAGGTGGCGACGACGGCGGCTCGGACGACGACGCCGGCACCGTCGCGCTCGTCAGCGACTGGAACGGCAAGTGCCTCGACGTGCCCGCGTGGAGCTTCGGCGACGGCGTGCGCGTCCAGACGTGGGACTGCACCGGCGGCACCAACCAGCAGTGGGAGATGGTCGACGGCACGATCCGCACGCAGAACGGCAAGTGCCTCGACGTCGCGTGGGGCGCGGTCGGCGACGGCGCACCCGTGCAGATCGCGACGTGCTCGGGCAACGCCGCCCAGCAGTGGGTCCTGTCGGACGCCGGCGACCTGGTGAACCCGCAGGCCGACAAGTGCCTCGACATCACCGACTGGAACGCCGCCAACGGCGCCCGCCTGCAGATCTGGACCTGCGCCGGCACCGCCAACCAGAAGTGGTCGCGCGTCTGA